A stretch of DNA from Mycobacterium senriense:
AATTCACGGGCATACCGCTTGCGCAGATTGTCCAGATCGGCGGCTGCGCGCCGCCACCGGTCCTCGAGCTTGGCCAGCTCGTTGTCCGAATCAGGTTGGGAGGCAACCGCTTCTGGTTGTTTTTCTGCCACCCGGTCATCGTCCTCTTGGGTCCTGGACTGCTCTGCGGGGCTGGCCATTGCCGCTCATCCCCGGTCGAATTCGGCGTCGACCACGTCGTCGTCACCGACGACAGAGCCCTGGCCGCCGCCGGTCGGTTGCCCGTTGCCGCCACCGGACGCCATGGGTTGCAGCCCGTAAAGCACTTGCTGCAGTTCAGACGTCAAGGACTGGACCCGGTCCATCGGTGCATCTTCCTTCACGGCTTGGCGCGCGTCGGCGACCAGCATCTCGGCGCGTGCCCGATCGTGCGGCGCCGCCGAGTCGCCCAGCTCTGCCAGGCGGCGCTCCACCTGGTACGCCGCCGAGTCGAGTGCGTTACGCGCCTCGACGGCTGCGCGCAGTTGCTCGTCCTCTCGGCGGTTGGCCTCGGCCTCGGCGAGCATCCGCTCCACCTCGCTTTTATCCAGGTTGGACTGCTCGCTGATGGTGATGCCCTGCTCAGCGCCGGTGTCCTTATCGCGCGCTGTGACTTGCAGGATGCCGTTGGCGTCGATGTCGAAGGTCACCTCGATCTGCGGCTCGCCCCTGGGCGCCGGGCGGATGTTCTCCAGCTTGAACCGACCGAGCACCCGGTTGTCCTGGGCCAGCTCCCGTTCACCCTGCAGCACAACGACATCCACAGCCGGCTGGTTGTCCGCCGCGGTGGTGAACACCTCGCTGCGCCGTGCCGGGATGGTGGTGTTGCGCTCGATGATCTTGGTCATCAGCCCGCCAGCCGTCTCCACACCCAGCGACAATGGGGTGACGTCGAGCAACAAGACGTCGGAGACCTCGCCCTTGAGCACACCGGCCTGGATCGCGGCGCCAAGCGCGACAACCTCGTCGGGGTTCACGCTCATGTTGGGGTCCTTACCGCCGGTGAGGCGACGGACTAAAGCCTGGACTGCGGGAATACGAGTCGATCCGCCCACCAGGATCACCTCGTCGATGTCGTTCGCCGTGACCTTGGCGTCGCTCATCGCCTGCTTCACCGGACCCATCGTTCGCTCAACCAGATCCGCGCTGAGGTCCTCGAACTTCGACCGCATGATCGTGGTGGTCAAATGCTTCGGTCCGCTGGCGTCGGCGGTGATGAAAGGCAGATTCACTTGGGTCTGCGCCACCGACGACAGCTCGACCTTAGCCTTCTCGGCCGCCTCGAACAGCCGCTGCAACGCCTGCGGATCCTTCCGCAAATCGATGTTGTTCTCCCGCTGGAACTCATCGGCGAGATAGTCGACGAGCCGGCGGTCGAAGTCATCGCCACCCAGATGCGAATCACCCGCCGTGGCGCGGACCTCGACCACCCCATCACCCACGTCGAGCAGGCTGACGTCGAACG
This window harbors:
- the dnaK gene encoding molecular chaperone DnaK; protein product: MATAVGIDLGTTNSVIAAWQGGEPIVIPNAEGARTTPSVVAFTESGERLVGQLARRQSIMNPKGTIYSAKRFIGRRFDEISGEAKAVSFDVVRGEGDAVRFDVRGKKYSPEEISAQVLRKLVDDAGKFLGERVKEAVITVPAYFNDAQRNATKDAGRIAGLEVLRIINEPTAAALAYGLDKKGHETVLVFDLGGGTFDVSLLDVGDGVVEVRATAGDSHLGGDDFDRRLVDYLADEFQRENNIDLRKDPQALQRLFEAAEKAKVELSSVAQTQVNLPFITADASGPKHLTTTIMRSKFEDLSADLVERTMGPVKQAMSDAKVTANDIDEVILVGGSTRIPAVQALVRRLTGGKDPNMSVNPDEVVALGAAIQAGVLKGEVSDVLLLDVTPLSLGVETAGGLMTKIIERNTTIPARRSEVFTTAADNQPAVDVVVLQGERELAQDNRVLGRFKLENIRPAPRGEPQIEVTFDIDANGILQVTARDKDTGAEQGITISEQSNLDKSEVERMLAEAEANRREDEQLRAAVEARNALDSAAYQVERRLAELGDSAAPHDRARAEMLVADARQAVKEDAPMDRVQSLTSELQQVLYGLQPMASGGGNGQPTGGGQGSVVGDDDVVDAEFDRG